In Paenibacillus stellifer, the DNA window CACCGGAGACCGCAAGCACCAGCGAGTCCGCGCCGAGCCCGGCCGTACAGTCCAGCACGCTGTCTCCCGGAACCATCCCGGCTGCGGCTGCCAGCGGATCTGTCTCTCCTTTTAATACCCGCTTGGCGCGGACAAAACCCATGCTGGGATGGAACTGAAGCGGAGCCGCGCCGCTGCGCAGCAGCCTGACTCCCTGGTGAAGGACGATGAGCAGGTCATCGTCCCGGTACTCCGCAAGAAGCTTCGCAACAGAAGCGTTGCCGCGCGGGGCGTATGAGACGCCAAGACGCCCGGCTAATGCACGGGCGCGCTCGGCAACCTCCGGTTTCGGGCGTTCGCCCGTCGATATAATCATGGTACCTCCGTAATCAAGCAAAACGCCTGTTGTAATATGCTACATGACCCTCTTAAACAGCTTCTCCAGATCGTAGGGCGAGAATGAAATGAGAATCGGACGGCCGTGCGGGCAGGTGTAGGGCTGACGGCAGGCAGCGAGCCGGTCCAGCAGGCTCATCGCCTCCTGCTCGGTCTGCTTCTGGTTGGCCTTGATCGAGGCTTTGCAGGAACAGAGAATCGAAGATTTCTCGCGCAGCTTCGCCAGATCGATGTTCTTCTCGCTAAGCACCCATTCCGCCATATCTTCGACGATCTCCTTCTCCTCTCCTCTAGGGAACCAGTATGGAAGAGAACGCACCAGAAACGTCTGGCCGCCGAAATGCTCCAGATATACGCCAGCCTGCTGGAACCAATTCAGGCGCTCGCTGAGCTTCTGACTCTCCGAGGGCGTGAATTCCAGCGTAATCGGCAGCAGCAGCTCCTGCGAAGCCTCCGCGGGACGCCCGAATTTCTCATAGTAATATTCGTAGTTAACCCGTTCATGAGCGGCATGCTGGTCGATCAAATACAGCCCGTCATCATTCTGGGCAATGATATATGTTCCATGATGCTGGCCGATATAGCTCAGCTCCGGGAAAGGCGGCAGCGTGGACGGGCTCTCAGGCGCTGGCGCATACAGCTCGCGTCCCGCCTGGGGCGGCAGGGCGTTCCGTCCTGCGGCGGCGGGACCCGAAGCCCGGTAACCCGCGCCGAATGCCGATGCATCGCGCACCCTGGACGCGGAATTGCCTCCGGAGGAGCTGTATGGCGCTCCGGAGCTTCCGCCCTCCCGCGTCTGGAAGGCGGCGGTTCCTGATGAGGCCGCCGCGCTTTCAAGCAAACCGGATGGCCCACCGGCAGCGGGAGAACCAGCCGCCTGTCTGCCCGGCGCAGAGCCAAAGGAGGCGCCGGAAGGCGAACCGTTAACGCCAAGGTTACCCGGCAGTTCCTGATGAGACCCGCCCAGATATCCGGCTGCCGGACCGGCCGGGTCGCCCTGTGCGCCTTGAGGTCCGAACAATCTTCCCTCTCCATTTGCGCCCTTGTTCACAGCATCCTGCGCCGTCTCAGCCGTCTGCGATGCCGGTTTGGTGAACGAGAACTGCTCCTGAATAAAGGACGTGCTGCCCTTCGGCCCGATCGTTTCTCTTCCAGGCCGGGGAATGAGATTCTCTCCCAGCAGCACCTTCCGGAGCTCCTGCTCCACGAACTGATACAGCTCGTTCTCCTTGCTGAACCGCACCTCCAGCTTGGCGGGATGCACATTGACATCCACCAGGGAAGGATGCATATCCAGCTTGAGCACAAGCAGCGGATACCGGTTGATTGGCAGCAGGGTATGGTAAGCCCTCATAATGGCCGCATTCAGCCCTCCGCTGCGGATATAGCGCCCGCCGACGATTGTTGTAATCGCATTGCGGTTGGCCCGCGTCCATTCCGGGCGGCTGATATAGCCGGAAATCCGGTAGTCGGGGTCCTCCGCCTCAACGGGAAGCATCGCTTTGGCTGCCGATGTGCCGTATACGGCCGCGATCACCTGCAGCAGATCGCCTCCGCCCAGCGTTTGCAGCAGCTGGTTGCCGTTATGGCGCAGCGTGAATGAAATCTGCGGATGGGCAAGAGCCATCCGGTACATCGCGTCCGAGATATGCCCAAGCTCCGTCTGGATGCTCTTCATATACTTTAGTCTTGCAGGCGTATTATAAAACAGCTCCCGTACTGTCATCTCCGTACCTCTGCCGGAGGGCGCTGGCTCGTTCACCATCAGCTTGCCGCCTTCGATCTCAAGCAGCTTCCCTTTGCCATCATCCGAGCTTGCCGTAAGCAGCGACACCTTCGCCACGGCAGCGATACTGGGCAGCGCCTCACCGCGGAAGCCGAGGCTCGTAATCTGGAACAAGTCCCGGCCGCTCTCGATTTTGCTGGTGGCATGGCGGTAGAAGGCGGTCTCGCAGTCCTCCGGCTCGATACCGAAGCCGTTGTCCTTGACCTTGATGCTCTGCAGCCCGCCCTCCTCGATGGACACCTCAATGCGGGTGCTTCCCGCATCGATGGCGTTCTCCACCAATTCCTTCACCACCGAAGCCGGCCGTTCCACCACCTCGCCGGCTGCAATCTGGTTGGCAATATGCTCGTCCAGCACATGGATTCTCGCCATTTCCGGACCGCCTCTCTTCCTCTCAAATCTTTATTTTGCGCGAATTTTCATTTTCAAATCGTTCAGCAGCTGCATCGCCTGCAGCGGGGTCATGTTCATCAGGTCCGCCGCACCGACGGCGGCCATTACATCATCCGCGACCGAATGTTCCCGCTGTCCGGCTCCCTTGCGGCCGCGCCGCGGCTCCTCGTCCCCGAAGATCGAGAGCTGGACCACCTCGCTGCCGAAATCGGAACCGGAAGCAGAGGATGAAGAGAAATGATCTTCTTCCAGAGCCGCTGCCTCCTGCCGCTGATAATCCGTCTCCCCGGAAGGATTCACGGCCTTTGGCGCGCCCTCAGCCGCCAGCGCGCCCGGATTAACAATCCGTCCAGCGCCAGCACCAGCGCCAACCGGCTCCGCTGAAGGGGAGGAAGCAGGCGATCCTGCGTCGCGCCTCGTAGCGATTCCCGCAGCTGCTTCCCGAATCGCAGCTTCCGTGATTGCAGCTTTCCGGGTCGAAGCTTCTGTGTTCGCAGCTTCCCGAATTGTTGTTATACCGGCTCCATTTTCAGCGCCTTCACGAATTCCGCCAGCAGGTGAGGTCATCTGCTCCATATTTTGAAGCAGGCCATATGCCCGGTCGATGATGCTGCCCGGCAGACCGGCAAGCCGTGCGCAGTAAATGCCGTAGCTGCTGTCTGCCGGACCCGGAATCAGCTTCCGCAGGAATTGGACTTTGTCCCCGCTCTCCTGGACGGCCATGGAGTAGTTCCGCAGCCCCTCCAGCATTTCTTCCATATGGGCAAGCTCGTGGAAATGCGTCGACACCAAAGCCTTGCAGCCAATAACATCATGCACATATTCAATGACCGCCTGGGCGATCGCCATGCCCTCGCCCGTCGATGTACCCCGGCCCAGCTCGTCGATAATAATAAGGCTGCGCGGCGTCGCCTGCTCCGTCATCAGCTGGATGTCGGCCATTTCGACCATGAACGTGCTCTGGCCGCCGATCAGATCATCCGCGGCTCCGATCCGCGTGAACACCCGGTCGATCACCGGAATCTCCGCCTTGTCTGCCGGCACGAAGCAGCCGATTTGCGCCAGGATGCAGATGAGAGCCACCTGGCGCATATAGGTGCTTTTGCCCGCCATATTCGGACCGGTAATAAGCAGAATCCGTCCGTTCTGCTTCGACAGGCTGCTGTCGTTCGCAATGAACGAGGCATCTTTGAGAACCGCCTCAACGACCGGATGGCGTCCGCCCTCGACATGCAGATCATAGCCGTCGGTCAACGTCGGCTTGACGAACCGGTGCTCCGCGCTGACGGCGGCGAGACCCTGGTACACATCGATTTCCGCGACATTCTCCGCGAGCCTCTGCAGCCGTGGAATCTGCGCGCACAGCCGGTCTCTCAGCTCGCTGAACAGCGTATACTCCAAATCCGTCATTTTATCCTGGGCTTCCAGAATCAGTGCTTCCTTCTCCTTCAGCTCCGGCGTGACGAACCGTTCCGCGTTCGCCAGCGTCTGCTTGCGCTCATACCGTCCTTCCGGAAGCGATGACAGATTGCTGCGCGTTACTTCAATATAATAGCCGAACACCTTGTTGAAGCCGATCTTCAGCGACTTGATGCCGGTTGCCTGGCGCTCCTTCGCTTCCAGCTCGGCGATCCAGCGTTTGCCGCTGCTGCCGGCCTCCCTAAGCTCGTCAAGCCGTTCATGATAGCCCGGCCGGATCATGCCGCCGTCACGGATGGACACCGGCGGGTCGTCGATGATCGCTTTCTCGATGATCTCCCGCAGGTCGGCACACTCGTCTATGGCTTCCCCGAGCTCCCTCAATGTGGATGAAGCGGAGGAGAGACACAGCTCTTTAAGGGATGGAATTTGCGCCAGGGACAGCTTCAGCGCATTCAGGTCGCGGCCGTTCGCGCTGCCGTAGGCTACCCGGCCCGTCAGCCGTTCCAGATCATAGATTTCTTTCAGAGCCAGCCGCAGTTCCTCACGCAGAATAAACTGATTGTACAGATGTTCCACGGCCTCAAGGCGCCGTTCGATCTGGTGGCGCTGCAGCAGCGGTTTGTCGATCCGCCGCCGGAGCAGCCTCGCGCCCATCGAAGTCTCGGTACGATCGAGCAGCCAGAGCAGCGAGCCTTTCTTGGAGCGCTCCCGGACTGTCTCGGT includes these proteins:
- the mutL gene encoding DNA mismatch repair endonuclease MutL, whose translation is MARIHVLDEHIANQIAAGEVVERPASVVKELVENAIDAGSTRIEVSIEEGGLQSIKVKDNGFGIEPEDCETAFYRHATSKIESGRDLFQITSLGFRGEALPSIAAVAKVSLLTASSDDGKGKLLEIEGGKLMVNEPAPSGRGTEMTVRELFYNTPARLKYMKSIQTELGHISDAMYRMALAHPQISFTLRHNGNQLLQTLGGGDLLQVIAAVYGTSAAKAMLPVEAEDPDYRISGYISRPEWTRANRNAITTIVGGRYIRSGGLNAAIMRAYHTLLPINRYPLLVLKLDMHPSLVDVNVHPAKLEVRFSKENELYQFVEQELRKVLLGENLIPRPGRETIGPKGSTSFIQEQFSFTKPASQTAETAQDAVNKGANGEGRLFGPQGAQGDPAGPAAGYLGGSHQELPGNLGVNGSPSGASFGSAPGRQAAGSPAAGGPSGLLESAAASSGTAAFQTREGGSSGAPYSSSGGNSASRVRDASAFGAGYRASGPAAAGRNALPPQAGRELYAPAPESPSTLPPFPELSYIGQHHGTYIIAQNDDGLYLIDQHAAHERVNYEYYYEKFGRPAEASQELLLPITLEFTPSESQKLSERLNWFQQAGVYLEHFGGQTFLVRSLPYWFPRGEEKEIVEDMAEWVLSEKNIDLAKLREKSSILCSCKASIKANQKQTEQEAMSLLDRLAACRQPYTCPHGRPILISFSPYDLEKLFKRVM
- the mutS gene encoding DNA mismatch repair protein MutS translates to MAKYTPMIEQYLKVKEGAKDAFLFFRLGDFYEMFFEDALLASKELEITLTGREGGGDERIPMCGVPYHSAEGYIQRLIEKGYKVAICEQLDDPATTKGMVRRDIVRVVTPGTVMEGRTLADKNNNYLVCVTELDGMAALAACDLTTGELYVTSSPASEEGLRGEIGIYEPAEILGDGELLERLRSDSLPGGKPIVYTPWEKKDEEKARGQFGEAVWARLERERAQCLSILISYLNETQRRSLGQLSHISSYEPGNFMILDPFTRRNLELTETVRERSKKGSLLWLLDRTETSMGARLLRRRIDKPLLQRHQIERRLEAVEHLYNQFILREELRLALKEIYDLERLTGRVAYGSANGRDLNALKLSLAQIPSLKELCLSSASSTLRELGEAIDECADLREIIEKAIIDDPPVSIRDGGMIRPGYHERLDELREAGSSGKRWIAELEAKERQATGIKSLKIGFNKVFGYYIEVTRSNLSSLPEGRYERKQTLANAERFVTPELKEKEALILEAQDKMTDLEYTLFSELRDRLCAQIPRLQRLAENVAEIDVYQGLAAVSAEHRFVKPTLTDGYDLHVEGGRHPVVEAVLKDASFIANDSSLSKQNGRILLITGPNMAGKSTYMRQVALICILAQIGCFVPADKAEIPVIDRVFTRIGAADDLIGGQSTFMVEMADIQLMTEQATPRSLIIIDELGRGTSTGEGMAIAQAVIEYVHDVIGCKALVSTHFHELAHMEEMLEGLRNYSMAVQESGDKVQFLRKLIPGPADSSYGIYCARLAGLPGSIIDRAYGLLQNMEQMTSPAGGIREGAENGAGITTIREAANTEASTRKAAITEAAIREAAAGIATRRDAGSPASSPSAEPVGAGAGAGRIVNPGALAAEGAPKAVNPSGETDYQRQEAAALEEDHFSSSSASGSDFGSEVVQLSIFGDEEPRRGRKGAGQREHSVADDVMAAVGAADLMNMTPLQAMQLLNDLKMKIRAK